In the genome of Chryseobacterium arthrosphaerae, one region contains:
- a CDS encoding bacteriocin-like protein, which yields MKNCKKISRDQLKNINGGALSCSEACCPPPGIKKCPWILCYAPCDILS from the coding sequence ATGAAAAATTGTAAGAAAATTTCAAGAGACCAGTTGAAAAACATCAATGGCGGAGCACTCAGCTGCTCCGAAGCATGCTGCCCGCCACCGGGAATAAAAAAATGTCCATGGATACTTTGCTATGCACCATGTGATATACTAAGCTGA